In Helianthus annuus cultivar XRQ/B chromosome 8, HanXRQr2.0-SUNRISE, whole genome shotgun sequence, a single genomic region encodes these proteins:
- the LOC110871605 gene encoding myosin-9 isoform X1: MVFRLAKPEDLIPGSISRYFDILSFKSDQFLDKNKDYIVPEHQDLLSASKCFCVAGLFHPPREDGTKSSKFSSIGTRFKLQLQQLMETLNSKQPHYIRCVKPNNLLKPAIFENVNVIHQLRCGGVLEAIRISCAGYPTNKSFTDFVNRFGLLVPEVLRTNHDKKDACQKILNNVGIPGYQIGKAKVFLRAGHMAALDTRRAERLDIAIVYIQRTTRSYLIRKRFLAMANLAVALQTLCRGKLASKMYDDMKKRSVSLKIQTNFRRYTLRSSYIRLQHAVVLI; the protein is encoded by the exons ATGGTATTTAGG CTTGCAAAGCCAGAGGATCTGATCCCAGGTTCCATTTCAAGGTATTTTGATATTTTATCCTTTAAATCTGATCAATTCTTGGACAAAAACAAAGATTATATTGTTCCTGAACATCAAGATTTGTTGAGTGCTTCCAAGTGCTTTTGTGTAGCAGGGCTTTTTCATCCACCACGTGAGGATGGAACCAAGTCATCAAAGTTCTCATCAATCGGTACTCGCTTTAAA CTACAACTTCAACAATTGATGGAGACTCTGAATTCCAAACAACCTCACTATATTAGATGTGTGAAGCCAAATAATCTTCTTAAACCTGCCATTTTTGAGAATGTTAATGTCATTCATCAACTACGTTGTGGG GGGGTTCTAGAAGCTATTCGTATCAGCTGTGCTGGATACCCTACGAACAAGAGTTTCACTGATTTTGTTAATCGATTTGGTCTTCTGGTTCCAGAGGTTTTGCGTACCAA TCATGATAAAAAGGATGCATGTCAAAAGATTCTGAACAATGTTGGAATCCCAGGATATCAG ATTGGAAAAGCAAAAGTTTTTCTTAGAGCTGGTCACATGGCTGCATTAGATACACGTAGAGCAGAAAGGCTTGACATTGCAATCGTTTATATTCAAAGAACAACAAGAAGTTACCTCATTAGAAAGCGTTTTCTTGCTATGGCGAATCTTGCGGTTGCCCTGCAAACTTTATGCAGAG GAAAGCTTGCTTCTAAGATGTACGATGATATGAAAAAGAGAAGCGTCTCACTTAAGATCCAAACTAATTTTCGGCGATACACATTGAGGTCATCCTACATCAGACTCCAGCATGCGGTTGTGCTCATATAG
- the LOC110871605 gene encoding myosin-9 isoform X2, with product MVFRLAKPEDLIPGSISRYFDILSFKSDQFLDKNKDYIVPEHQDLLSASKCFCVAGLFHPPREDGTKSSKFSSIGTRFKGVLEAIRISCAGYPTNKSFTDFVNRFGLLVPEVLRTNHDKKDACQKILNNVGIPGYQIGKAKVFLRAGHMAALDTRRAERLDIAIVYIQRTTRSYLIRKRFLAMANLAVALQTLCRGKLASKMYDDMKKRSVSLKIQTNFRRYTLRSSYIRLQHAVVLI from the exons ATGGTATTTAGG CTTGCAAAGCCAGAGGATCTGATCCCAGGTTCCATTTCAAGGTATTTTGATATTTTATCCTTTAAATCTGATCAATTCTTGGACAAAAACAAAGATTATATTGTTCCTGAACATCAAGATTTGTTGAGTGCTTCCAAGTGCTTTTGTGTAGCAGGGCTTTTTCATCCACCACGTGAGGATGGAACCAAGTCATCAAAGTTCTCATCAATCGGTACTCGCTTTAAA GGGGTTCTAGAAGCTATTCGTATCAGCTGTGCTGGATACCCTACGAACAAGAGTTTCACTGATTTTGTTAATCGATTTGGTCTTCTGGTTCCAGAGGTTTTGCGTACCAA TCATGATAAAAAGGATGCATGTCAAAAGATTCTGAACAATGTTGGAATCCCAGGATATCAG ATTGGAAAAGCAAAAGTTTTTCTTAGAGCTGGTCACATGGCTGCATTAGATACACGTAGAGCAGAAAGGCTTGACATTGCAATCGTTTATATTCAAAGAACAACAAGAAGTTACCTCATTAGAAAGCGTTTTCTTGCTATGGCGAATCTTGCGGTTGCCCTGCAAACTTTATGCAGAG GAAAGCTTGCTTCTAAGATGTACGATGATATGAAAAAGAGAAGCGTCTCACTTAAGATCCAAACTAATTTTCGGCGATACACATTGAGGTCATCCTACATCAGACTCCAGCATGCGGTTGTGCTCATATAG
- the LOC110871606 gene encoding small ribosomal subunit biogenesis GTPase RsgA 1, mitochondrial, which produces MSSLSSSFLRHHHTPLIWTTVHRLNSSTFRSLSIAVCRSQNRENVSRKSQQPSKHLLKARDAVKQFSSLSPSLNAADKLHLSPDKAIGKVASAQANFMRVVVESQKSDEEHEKHEGHNGSGVELLCVVRNLLKKIKRRVLVGDKVLVGSIDWNDRRGVIENVFERKTEVIDPPVANVDHLLVLFSLDQPKPEEFSVTRFLVEAESTRIPVTLALNKAELVDKETVSLWKSKLRSWGYEPIICSVETKTGLDSLRFSLRDQTSVIVGPSGVGKSSLINALRSEHFRFGPAEVDDWPNSISGSKWLEDQRVGEVSARSGRGKHTTRHVSLLPLSGGGYIADTPGFNQPSLLKVTKQSLALCFPEVRKILSESHPSKCAFSNCLHLGEPGCLVKPDWERYQYYFQLLDEIKIREEFQLRTLGTKREGDVRFKMGDMGIKQAEPRLEPKKHRRQSRKTTKQSFLNDLENELEEEDDESYLDDDPIIRAMENEKQ; this is translated from the exons ATGTCATCACTCTCATCATCCTTCCTCCGCCACCACCACACGCCGCTCATATGGACCACCGTACACCGCCTAAACTCCTCCACTTTCCGTTCCCTCTCAATCGCCGTTTGCCGTAGCCAAAACCGCGAAAACGTGTCCAGAAAGTCACAACAACCGAGCAAACACCTGCTCAAAGCTCGCGACGCCGTGAAACAGTTCTCGTCGCTCTCGCCGTCGCTTAACGCCGCCGATAAGCTCCACCTGTCGCCGGATAAAGCGATCGGAAAAGTCGCGTCAGCTCAAGCGAATTTCATGCGTGTTGTGGTTGAATCACAGAAATCGGACGAAGAACATGAAAAACATGAAGGACATAACGGATCTGGAGTTGAATTGCTGTGTGTGGTGAGGAACTTGTTAAAGAAGATTAAGAGGAGAGTTTTGGTAGGGGATAAGGTGTTAGTAGGTTCGATTGATTGGAATGATAGAAGAGGAGTGATAGAGAATGTGTTCGAGAGGAAAACTGAAGTGATTGATCCGCCTGTAGCGAATGTGGATCATCTGCTGGTTTTGTTCTCGTTAGATCAACCGAAACCGGAGGAGTTTTCGGTCACTAGGTTTTTGGTTGAGGCTGAGTCGACTCGGATACCGGTTACACTTGCTTTGAACAAGGCTGAATTGGTAGATAAAGAG ACTGTGAGTTTATGGAAATCCAAGCTTCGCAGCTGGGGTTATGAGCCAATCATTTGCAGTGTCGAGACCAAAACGGGACTTGATTCTCTGCGATTCAGCTTAAGAGACCAGACCTCTGTAATTGTGGGTCCGAGTGGTGTAGGAAAGTCCAGTTTGATTAACGCTTTAAGAAGCGAACACTTTCGTTTTGGGCCTGCAGAAGTGGATGATTGGCCTAACTCT ATTTCAGGAAGCAAATGGCTTGAAGATCAACGAGTTGGAGAAGTGTCGGCAAGAAGTGGCAGAGGAAAGCACACAACTCGCCATGTTTCTTTGCTTCCATTATCTGGTGGAGGATATATCGCAGATACTCCTGGTTTTAATCAACCGAGTCTACTGAAGGTTACAAAACAGTCTCTTGCACTATGCTTCCCAGAG GTTCGAAAAATTCTTTCGGAGAGTCACCCGTCGAAGTGTGCGTTTAGTAATTGTTTGCATCTTGGGGAACCAGGGTGCCTTGTGAAACCCGACTGGGAAAGATATCAATACTATTTCCAGTTGCTTGATGAGATCAAAATCAGAGAAGAATTTCAGTTGCGAACTCTAGGAACCAAACGTGAGGGTGACGTCAG ATTCAAAATGGGAGATATGGGAATCAAGCAAGCTGAACCGCGGCTGGAGCCGAAGAAACATAGAAGGCAATCGCGTAAGACGACAAAACAGTCTTTCCTAAATGACTTGGAGAATGAacttgaagaagaagatgatgaaagcTATTTAGATGATGATCCAATCATACGAGCAATGGAGAATGAAAAACAGTAA
- the LOC110871607 gene encoding probable signal peptidase complex subunit 1, with translation MDWQGQKVAEQLMQIMLVVFAIAAFVTGYIAGSFELMMYVYAGGVVLTILTTIPNWPFFNRHPLKWLDPSEVEKHPKPQVTTSVSKKKPAKK, from the coding sequence ATGGATTGGCAAGGACAAAAGGTAGCAGAGCAACTGATGCAAATAATGCTGGTCGTATTTGCAATTGCAGCATTCGTCACGGGGTATATTGCTGGTTCGTTTGAATTAATGATGTACGTTTATGCCGGTGGAGTTGTGTTGACTATTTTGACTACCATTCCTAACTGGCCGTTCTTCAACCGCCATCCGCTCAAATGGTTGGATCCAAGTGAGGTTGAAAAGCatccgaaaccacaggttacaaCTTCAGTTTCAAAGAAGAAACCTGCCAAGAAGTAG